A window from Drosophila miranda strain MSH22 chromosome Y unlocalized genomic scaffold, D.miranda_PacBio2.1 Contig_Y2_pilon, whole genome shotgun sequence encodes these proteins:
- the LOC117193040 gene encoding cytochrome b5-like: MSGDGKKSFTRADVAKHNTNKDTWLLIHNSVYDVTAFLNEHPGGEEVLIEQAGKDATENFEDVGHSNDAREMMTKYKIGELVECERTSVAQKSEPTWSTDTQNEESSMKTWLLPLVLCLVATLFYKYFFGSAKQQ; this comes from the exons ATGTCTGGCGATGGTAAGAAAAGTTTTACGCGGGCCGATGTTGCAAAGCACAACACCAACAAGGATACCTGGCTGCTCATCCACAACAGTGTGTACGATGTCACGGCGTTTTTGAACGAG CATCCCGGCGGCGAGGAAGTGCTAATCGAGCAAGCCGGCAAAGATGCCACAGAGAATTTTGAGGATGTGGGACACAGCAACGATGCCCGTGAAATGATGACAAAGTACAAAATCGGAGAGCTGGTGGAGTGCGAACGCACCAGCGTAGCGCAGAAGTCTGAGCCCACCTGGAGCACGGACACGCAGAACGAGGAGAGCTCGATGAAGACGTGGCTGCTGCCCCTGGTCCTGTGCCTGGTGGCCACCCTCTTCTACAAGTACTTCTTCGGCAGTGCCAAGCAGCAGTAG